The Panicum hallii strain FIL2 chromosome 9, PHallii_v3.1, whole genome shotgun sequence genome has a window encoding:
- the LOC112878155 gene encoding ATP phosphoribosyltransferase, chloroplastic-like — translation MSAMLAARLYSTAIPLPQSPSPPSRFHLRPSPAAGSRSLAPRAAASTTAVATKPAAAAPLSADRTVVRIGLPSKGRMAEQTLSLLKSCQLSVRQLNPRQYTADIPLIPNLEVWFQRPKDIVRKLQSGDLDLGIVGFDTVSEYGQVNDDLVVVHDALDFGQCHLSLAVPKGGIFENIHSVEDMAKMPEWTEEKPLRVVTGFGYLGAKFLKENGFKHVRLLSADGALESFPPMGMADAIVDLVSSGTTLRENNLKEIEGGVVLESQATLVASRRSLHKRKGVLEITHELLERLEAHLRASTELMVTANMRGNSAEDVAERVLSLTSICGLQGPTISPVYCRCDGKVAVEYYAMNAVVPQKLLYKAIQQLRSIGGSGVLVMKLTYIFDEETPRWRNLLTELGL, via the exons ATGTCGGCGATGCTGGCGGCGCGGCTGTACTCTACCGCCATCCCCTTACCCCAGTCACCCTCGCCGCCATCCAGGTTCCACCTCCGCCCCTCGCCGGCCGCAGGCTCCCGCTCCCTCGCCCCGCGGGCGGCGGCCTCGACGACCGCCGTCGCCACTaaaccggcggcggcggctccctTGTCCGCGGATCGCACCGTCGTGCGCATCGGGCTCCCCAGCAAGGGCCGCATGGCGGAGCAAACCCTAAGCCTCCTCAAG AGTTGTCAATTGTCGGTGAGGCAGCTGAACCCGCGGCAGTACACTGCGGACATCCCGCTG ATTCCAAATCTGGAGGTTTGGTTTCAAAGGCCCAAAGATATTGTTCGTAAACTGCAGTCAGGGGATCTTGACCTTGGTATTGTGGGTTTTGACACAGTCAGTGAATACGGGCAG GTCAATGATGACTTAGTAGTTGTTCATGATGCTCTGGATTTCGGACAGTGTCATTTATCCCTTGCG GTACCTAAGGGAGGCATTTTCGAAAACATACACTCCGTGGAGGATATGGCAAAGATGCCTGAATGGACTGAAGAAAAACCACTACGTGTTGTTACAGGATTTGGTTAT CTAggtgctaagtttttgaaagagAATGGTTTTAAGCATGTTCGTCTTTTATCTGCTGATGGAGCACTCGAGTCATTTCCTCCT ATGGGTATGGCTGATGCTATCGTGGATCTAGTGAGTAGCGGAACGACCTTGCGTGAGAATAACCTGAAGGAAATTGAAGGTGGAGTAGTTTTGGAAAGCCAG GCTACTCTTGTTGCAAGTAGGAGATCTCTGCACAAACGTAAAGGTGTGTTGGAGATTACTCATGAGCTGCTTGAAAGATTAGAAGCTCATCTCAGAGCGAGCACAGAGCTGATG GTCACAGCAAACATGAGAGGCAATAGTGCAGAAGATGTGGCAGAGAGAGTTCTTAGCTTGACATCAATATGTGGATTGCAG GGCCCAACTATAAGTCCTGTCTATTGCCGATGCGATGGCAAGGTTGCTGTGGAATACTATGCTATGAATGCGGTTGTTCCACAAAAGTTGCTTTACAAGGCTATTCAACAACTGAGATCT ATTGGTGGCAGCGGAGTCTTGGTGATGAAGCTGACTTATATATTTGATGAAGAAACACCCAGGTGGCGCAATCTTCTTACAGAGCTGGGTTTGTAA
- the LOC112876957 gene encoding probable serine acetyltransferase 2 — protein sequence MTSCGCLVLEKVEDHSGEAARGRVKVAPGAASGCGGSCAGVWRRRSEAIFPIYVMGSSRASTVAAARGIVDSAEDPIWEAIKSEAKSEAEKEPILSSFLYASVLSHDCLERALSFVLANRLEDPTLLATQLIDIFNDVMMNNKDICRSIRLDAQAFKDRDPACAQYSWALLYLKGYQSLQSYRISNVLWNQGRKVLALALQSRISEVFAVDIHPAAKIGEGILLDHGTGLVIGETAVVGNWVSLMQGVTLGGTGKEHGDRHPKIGQGALIGAGATILGNINVGEGAMIAAGSLVLKNVPPHSMAVGNPAKVVGYMEKEDPSLTMKHDARRDYFEHVAIRYSDD from the exons ATGACGTCCTGCGGGTGCCTGGTGCTCGAGAAGGTGGAGGACCACagcggcgaggcggcgcgcgggagggTGAAGGTGGCGCCGGGCGCCGCCTCCGGGTGCGGCGGATCGTGCGCGGGGGTGTGGCGGAGGCGGTCCGAGGCCATTTTCCCCATCTACGTCATGGGTAGCTCGCGGGCGAGcaccgtggcggcggcgcggggcatcGTCGACTCTGCTGAGGATCCCATATGGGAGGCCATCAAGTCGGAGGCCAAGTCTGAG GCAGAAAAGGAGCCTATTTTAAGTAGCTTCCTGTACGCCAGTGTGTTGTCTCATGATTGTCTGGAGCGAGCGTTGAGCTTCGTCCTTGCAAACAGGCTTGAAGATCCAACATTGCTTGCTACTCAGCTAATCGATATTTTTAATGATGTTATGATGAATAACAAAGATATATGTCGTTCCATTCGCCTTGATGCTCAG GCCTTCAAAGACAGAGATCCAGCCTGCGCGCAATATAGCTGGGCATTGTTATACCTAAAG GGTTACCAATCCTTGCAATCGTATAGGATATCTAATGTATTATGGAACCAGGGACGTAAAGTTCTGGCTTTGGCACTGCAAAGCCGTATTAGTGAG GTCTTTGCTGTGGATATACATCCAG CTGCCAAAATTGGTGAGGGAATATTGTTGGATCATGGAACAGGCCTAGTCATTGGTGAAACTGCTGTAGTTGGAAATTGGGTTTCGTTAATGCAG GGTGTTACACTTGGAGGTACAGGCAAGGAACATGGAGACAGGCACCCCAAGATCGGTCAGGGTGCTCTTATTGGAGCTGGTGCTACTATCCTTGGCAATATAAATGTAGGTGAAGGTGCCATGATTGCTGCTGGCTCCCTTGTTTTAAAGAATGTACCTCCCCACAG TATGGCTGTAGGTAATCCTGCAAAGGTAGTTGGTTATATGGAGAAAGAAGATCCTTCTTTAACTATGAAACATG ATGCAAGGAGAGATTATTTTGAGCATGTTGCCATCAGATATTCAGATGATTGA
- the LOC112873702 gene encoding probable acyl-activating enzyme 1, peroxisomal: MRAAAAALALRRLIHQQSGSCCVRSQLQDRPRHYFNPHLDYSNHAARARALLNSSPTPCRPRWSSPPSAASLLFSSLSGMEESEAEEVLDLEAGTVRCAANYAPLSPISFIERAAAVYGARAAVVYGERRHTWAEARDRCARVAAALATRFGVARRDVVAVLSPNVPAMYELHFAVPMAGAVLCTFNTRHDAAMVSALLKHSGAKVFLVESHLLDVGRAALKRLADSSAAALPVLLTISDDAESDDYEDLVRNAPARFDIRWPADELDPISLNYTSGTTSRPKGVVYNHRGAYLNTIATVLAYDITAMPTYLWTVPMFHCNGWNLPWGVAMQGGTNICLRHFTAKVIFDSIARHGVTHMGGAPTVLNMIANAPAADRKPLPGPVRIMTGGAPPPPRVLLAVEELGFVVYQIYGLTETYGPATVCTWMPEWDALPAEERARLKARQGFHHIAVQGVDVKNPDTMESVAYDGQTVGEVMFRGNTVMSGYYKDLNGTKESMAGGWLHTGDLAVRHPDGYIQLKDRAKDIIISGGENISSIEVESVIFSHPAVLEAAVVARPDDHWGETPCAFVELKDGASATEAEIISFCRERLPHYMAPKTVVFEDLPKTSTGKTQKFVLRDKARAMGSLTKTANSKL, encoded by the exons AtgagagccgccgccgccgccctcgccctcCGTAGACTAATCCACCAGCAGAGCGGAAGCTGCTGCGTCAGATCGCAGCTGCAGGATCGGCCCCGCCATTACTTTAATCCCCACTTGGATTACTCTAACCATGCCGCCCGAGCTCGCGCGCTACTGAATTCCTCGCCCACGCCATGCCGTCCGCGATGGTCGTCGCCCCCGTCCGCGGCATCCCTCCTGTTCTCCAGCCTCTCGGGGATGGAGGAgtcggaggcggaggaggtgctggATTTGGAGGCCGGCACGGTGCGGTGCGCGGCGAACTACGCGCCGCTGTCGCCGATCAGCTTCATCGAGCGCGCCGCGGCCGTGTACGGGGCCCGCGCCGCCGTGGTGTACGGGGAGCGGCGGCACACGTGGGCGGAGGCGAGGGACCGGTGCGCCCGCGTGGCGGCCGCGCTAGCCACCCGCTTCGGCGTCGCGCGCCGTGATGTG GTCGCTGTCCTCAGCCCAAACGTGCCGGCGATGTACGAGCTGCACTTCGCCGTGCCCATGGCCGGCGCGGTCCTCTGCACGTTCAACACGCGGCACGACGCGGCCATGGTGTCCGCCCTGCTCAAGCACTCCGGCGCCAAGGTGTTCCTCGTCGAGTCGCACCTCCTCGACGTCGGGAGAGCCGCGCTGAAGCGCCTCGccgactccagcgccgccgccctcccggtTCTCCTCACCATCTCGGACGACGCCGAGTCCGACGACTACGAGGATCTCGTCAGGAACGCCCCCGCGCGGTTCGACATCCGGTGGCCGGCGGACGAGCTGGACCCGATCTCGCTCAACTACACGTCCGGCACGACGTCGCGGCCCAAGGGCGTGGTCTACAACCACCGCGGCGCGTACCTCAACACCATCGCCACCGTCCTCGCGTACGACATCACCGCCATGCCCACCTACCTGTGGACCGTGCCCATGTTCCACTGCAACGGCTGGAACCTCCCGTGGGGCGTCGCGATGCAGGGCGGCACCAACATCTGCCTCCGCCACTTCACGGCCAAGGTCATCTTCGACAGCATCGCGCGCCACGGGGTCACGCACATGGGCGGCGCTCCGACGGTGCTCAACATGATCGCCAACGCGCCGGCCGCGGACCGCAAGCCGCTGCCGGGGCCCGTGCGCATCATGACGGgcggggcgccgccgccgccgcgcgtctTGCTCGCGGTGGAGGAGCTCGGCTTCGTGGTGTACCAAATCTACGGCCTCACGGAGACGTACGGCCCGGCGACCGTCTGCACGTGGATGCCGGAGTGGGACGCGCTGCCGGCGgaggagcgcgcgcggctgaAGGCGCGGCAGGGGTTCCACCACATCGCGGTGCAGGGCGTCGACGTCAAGAACCCGGACACGATGGAGAGCGTGGCGTACGACGGGCAGACCGTGGGCGAGGTGATGTTCCGAGGCAACACCGTGATGAGCGGGTACTACAAGGACCTCAACGGGACGAAGGAATCGATGGCCGGCGGGTGGCTGCACACCGGGGACCTCGCCGTGCGGCATCCGGACGGGTACATCCAGCTCAAGGACCGGGCCAAGGACATCATCATATCGGGTGGCGAGAACATCAGCTCGATCGAGGTGGAGTCGGTGATCTTCAGCCACCCGGCGGTGCTCGAGGCGGCGGTCGTGGCGAGGCCAGACGACCACTGGGGCGAGACGCCGTGCGCGTTCGTGGAGCTCAAGGACGGCGCCAGTGCCACGGAAGCCGAGATCATTAGCTTCTGCCGGGAGAGGCTGCCACACTACATGGCACCAAAGACGGTGGTGTTTGAGGATCTGCCCAAGACTTCGACGGGGAAGACGCAGAAATTTGTCCTCCGGGATAAGGCCCGGGCTATGGGCAGCCTGACAAAGACCGCCAATAGCAAATTGTGA